A window of the Garra rufa chromosome 10, GarRuf1.0, whole genome shotgun sequence genome harbors these coding sequences:
- the LOC141344606 gene encoding G protein-coupled receptor kinase 5-like produces the protein MSPPSHFDFIEARDKFTVSLAYAYETKEALCLVLTLMNGGDLRFHIYNMGTEGLNKERVQFYAAEILCGLSHLHEKSIVYRDLKPENILLDDNGHIRISDLGLAVILPEEGSVKGRVGTVGYMAPEVITNTYYSVSADWWGLGCLIYEMTDGNPPFRNHKERLPRQETERRVLEMIENYGKKFDEDTKSICKSLLAKNPKERLGCKFKRGSEVIKAHPFFEDINFTRLEAGVLKPPFVPDPRAVYCADVLDIDQFSTVKGVDLDQSDVHFYGKFNTGSVPVPWQNEMIETECFKDLNVFGPQGTRTPDLDRSIFIPQSQTQVISRSPTEFGRHRLLNRFFKRRLLKHSTK, from the exons ATGTCTCCGCCGTCTCACTTCGACTTCATTGAAGCCAGGGATAAATTTACG GTCAGTTTAGCATACGCTTACGAGACGAAAGAGGCTCTGTGCCTGGTGCTGACGCTGATGAACGGAGGAGACCTGAGGTTTCATATCTACAACATGGGCACAGAGGGGCTCAACAAAGAGAGAGTACAGTTTTATGCTGCTGAGATCCTGTGCGGCTTAAGCCATCTCCATGAAAAGTCCATCGTTTATAG GGATTTAAAGCCAGAAAACATTCTGCTGGATGATAATG GTCACATTCGGATCTCTGATTTGGGACTAGCCGTGATTTTGCCAGAAGAAGGATCTGTAAAGGGCCGAGTGGGAACAGTGGGTTATATGG CACCAGAAGTGATCACAAACACCTACTATAGTGTAAGTGCGGACTGGTGGGGACTCGGTTGTCTAATCTACGAAATGACGGATGGAAATCCTCCTTTCCGCAATCACAAGGAGCGACTGCCGAGGCAGGAGACCGAAAGAAGAGTTCTGGAGATGATCGAGAATTATGGGAAGAAGTTCGACGAGGACACCAAATCCATCTGCAAAAGC CTCCTGGCTAAAAACCCAAAGGAGAGACTGGGCTGCAAATTCAAACGCGGATCAGAGGTCATTAAAGCTCACCCGTTCTTTGAGGACATCAACTTTACGAGACTTGAGGCAGGAGTGCTGAAGCCACCCTTTGTTCCTGAT CCAAGAGCCGTTTACTGCGCGGACGTCCTGGACATCGATCAGTTCTCTACGGTCAAAGGAGTGGACCTCGATCAGAGCGATGTACATTTCTACGGCAAGTTTAACACGGGAAGCGTGCCTGTGCCCTGGCAGAATGAG ATGATTGAGACAGAGTGTTTCAAGGACCTGAATGTGTTCGGGCCGCAAGGAACAAGAACACCGGATCTGGACCGCAGCATTTTCATCCCGCAGAGCCAGACTCAGGTCATCAGTCGGAGTCCTACTGAATTCGGCCGGCACCGGCTGCTGAACCGATTCTTCAAGAGACGA cttctaaagCACAGTACCAAATGA
- the LOC141344153 gene encoding uncharacterized protein, whose protein sequence is MSDAEHIEDTGEQAELIEENKDHGELSGDKEKRGAEKSFICTQCGKSYTYKYSLDVHMRVHTGEKRYKCSHCDKGFNWSTHLKAHERIHTGEKPYECLLCDKRFSRPGVLKAHQRIHTGEKPYACDQCGKSFAQKGHLAAHMKVHTGEKPFTCDQCGKRFAHSAHLKTHMNIHTRENLCICEQCGKMFLRASDLTLHLKIHSKEKPHSCDLCGKSFSCMQNLKVHQKIHTGVKEYMCFACEKTFISANNLKLHERIHTGEKPYECSHCDKRYSWIRALKKHERIHTGEQPYQCSHCDKRFNCSGTLKKHEVIHTGEKPYKCSHCDKSFNQSDNLKRHERMHTGEKRYKCSHCDKRFSQSANRIIHERIHTGEKPYECSHCDKRFSDSRDLKRHERIHTGEKPYQCTTCGKRFNSSSGLRIHQKIHTGVKEYMCFACEKTFISANSLKLHERIHTEEKPYACSHCDKRYSWIRALKKHERIHTGEQPYQCSHCDKRFNYSGALKKHERIHTGEKPYKCSHCDKSFSQSDNLKRHERMHTGEKRYKCSHCDKRFSQSANRTIHERIHTGEKPYECSHCDKRFSDSRDLKRHERIHTGEKPYQCTTCGKRFNNSSSLCSHTKNVHRSSSDPEPSGCIKQ, encoded by the exons agcTGATTGAAGAAAACAAGGATCATGGGGAATTGAGTGGTGATAAGGAGAAAAGAGGTGCtgagaaatctttcatctgcacTCAATGTGGAAAAAGTTACACATACAAATACAGTCTTGatgttcacatgagagttcatactggagagaaacggtacaagtgttcacactgcgacaagggATTCAATTGGTCAACTCACCTGAAAgcacatgagaggattcacaccgGAGAAAAACCTTACGAGTGTTTACTCTGCGACAAAAGATTTAGTCGGCCAGGAGTCCTAAAAGCACATCAAAGGATTCACACGGGAGAGAAACCCTatgcatgtgatcagtgcggcaaGAGTTTTGCACAAAAAGGACACCTTGCGGCACATATGAAGGTTCATACGGGGGAgaaaccgttcacttgtgatcaatgtgggaagagatTTGCACACTCTGCACACCTTAAAACACATATGAATATCCACACTAGAGAAAATCTGTGCATATGTGAACAGTGTGGCAAAATGTTTTTGCGGGCTTCAGACCTGACGCTGCACCTGAAAATTCATTCGAaggagaagccacattcatgtGATTTGTGTGGGAAAAGTTTTTCATGCATGCAAAATTTAAAAGTACATCAGAAAATACATACTGGTGTAAAAGAGTACATGTGCTTTGCAtgtgaaaagacttttatttCAGCAAACAATTTAAAACTGCATGAgcggatccacactggagaaaaaccttacgagtgttcacactgtgacaagagatacAGTTGGATAAGAGCACTGAAAAAACACGAGAGGATCCATACTGGAGAGCAACCTTaccagtgttcacactgtgacaagagattcaattGTTCAGGAACCCTGAAAAAACATGAggtgatccacactggagagaaaccgtacaagtgttcacactgtgacaagagctTCAATCAGTCAGATAACCTAAAAAGGCATGAGAGGATGCATACCGGAGAGAAAcgttataagtgttcacactgtgacaagagatttagtcagtcagcaaATCGGATcatacatgagaggattcacaccggagagaaaccttacgaatgctcacactgtgacaagagatttagTGATTCAAGAGACCTaaaaagacatgagaggatccacactggagagaaaccgtatcaatGCACTACATGTGGGAAGCGTTTCAATAGTTCATCTGGTCTACGCA TACATCAGAAAATACATACTGGTGTGAAAGAGTACATGTGCTTTGCAtgtgaaaagacttttatttCAGCAAACAGTTTAAAActgcatgagaggattcacactgaaGAAAAACCTTACGcatgttcacactgtgacaagagatacAGTTGGATAAGAGCACTGAAAAAACACGAGAGGATCCATACTGGAGAGCAACCTTaccagtgttcacactgtgacaagagattcaattATTCAGGAGCCCTGAAaaaacatgagaggatccacactggagagaaaccttacaagtgttcacactgtgacaagagctTCAGTCAGTCAGATAACCTAAAAAGACATGAGAGGATGCACACCGGAGAGAAAcgttataagtgttcacactgtgacaagagatttagtcagtcagcaaATCGGACcatacatgagaggattcacaccggagagaaaccttacgaatgctcacactgtgacaagagatttagTGATTCAAGAGACCTaaaaagacatgagaggatccacactggcgAGAAACCGTATCAATGCACTACATGTGGGAAGCGTTTCAATAATTCATCTAGTCTATGCAGTCATACAAAAAACGTtcacagatcatcttcagatccagaACCTTCAGGTTGCATCAAGCAGTGA